The following are encoded in a window of Campylobacter concisus genomic DNA:
- the ruvA gene encoding Holliday junction branch migration protein RuvA, whose amino-acid sequence MIKAIEGIVSKKDPAFVILKTNSGVSYGIFISLFCSAKLSKGEKVELAITQIIREDANLLYGFLDANEQKMFEMLIKLNGIGASTAMAVCSSLSSQAFTSAIISGDADTFKSVPGIGPKTARRIIAELSDAKLISDESVPSYQNEALLALEALGFKREKIVKILPECKSENTSDLIKEALKKLG is encoded by the coding sequence ATGATAAAAGCGATCGAAGGTATCGTCAGCAAAAAAGATCCCGCATTTGTGATACTTAAGACAAATAGCGGCGTAAGTTATGGGATTTTCATTTCGCTTTTTTGCTCAGCCAAGCTTAGCAAGGGCGAAAAAGTCGAGCTTGCCATAACACAGATCATAAGAGAGGACGCAAATTTACTTTACGGCTTTTTGGATGCAAATGAGCAAAAGATGTTTGAGATGCTTATTAAATTAAATGGCATCGGAGCTAGCACGGCTATGGCAGTTTGCTCAAGTCTTAGCTCACAGGCATTTACAAGTGCCATAATAAGCGGCGATGCAGATACCTTTAAAAGTGTGCCAGGTATCGGACCAAAGACTGCTAGACGCATCATAGCTGAGCTAAGCGACGCAAAACTAATAAGTGACGAGAGCGTGCCAAGCTATCAAAATGAGGCACTTTTGGCACTTGAGGCGCTTGGCTTTAAACGTGAGAAGATAGTGAAAATTTTGCCTGAGTGCAAGAGTGAAAATACGAGTGATCTTATAAAAGAAGCATTAAAGAAATTAGGATAA
- the truD gene encoding tRNA pseudouridine(13) synthase TruD: protein MQETTTFKPLYALTHAPIEAYFSKNSDDFVVREIPLYEFSGDGEHLIVEISKKDMTTQEALHVLSEVTGAKMRDFGYAGLKDKQGMTTQFISMPRKFESVLANFSHEKMKILSLNVHKNKLRIGHLKGNSFFIRLKKVLPSNAKKLEQAFVSINKMGYANYFGYQRFGKFGDNAETGLELLKDGTINGKKSKNVKLNDFLISAYQSDLFNRWLSKRVEISRFAQDFSLGELAQIYPYLDNAILKNLKSQKRFFKLIEGEVLGHYPHGKCFLCEDLDAEGARFDDRDITSCGLIAGAKAYEAQGSARMVEDQIFAQANEYKAKMTGSRRFAWCYLEDAGYKYNEEKAHFTINFTLQKGSYATVVLEEILHKNIFE from the coding sequence ATGCAAGAAACCACCACTTTTAAGCCTCTTTACGCACTCACTCATGCACCTATTGAGGCCTATTTTTCTAAAAATTCAGATGATTTTGTCGTGCGTGAGATACCACTTTACGAGTTTAGCGGGGATGGCGAGCACTTGATCGTTGAAATTTCTAAAAAAGATATGACGACGCAGGAGGCTTTGCATGTCTTAAGCGAGGTTACAGGAGCTAAAATGCGCGACTTTGGCTATGCGGGACTAAAAGACAAACAGGGCATGACGACGCAGTTTATCTCGATGCCGCGTAAATTTGAGAGCGTACTTGCAAACTTTAGCCACGAAAAGATGAAAATTTTAAGCCTAAATGTGCATAAAAATAAGCTTCGCATCGGACATCTAAAGGGAAATAGCTTTTTTATCCGCTTAAAAAAGGTGCTACCAAGTAATGCCAAAAAGCTAGAGCAAGCATTTGTTAGTATCAATAAAATGGGCTATGCAAACTATTTTGGCTATCAGCGTTTTGGTAAATTTGGCGACAATGCCGAAACTGGGCTTGAGCTACTTAAAGACGGGACGATAAACGGCAAAAAGAGTAAAAATGTAAAGCTAAATGACTTTTTGATCTCGGCATATCAGAGCGATCTTTTTAACCGTTGGCTTAGCAAACGCGTGGAGATTTCGAGGTTTGCACAGGATTTTAGCCTAGGAGAGCTAGCTCAAATTTACCCGTATCTTGATAACGCGATTTTGAAAAATTTAAAATCGCAAAAGAGATTTTTTAAACTGATAGAGGGCGAAGTTTTGGGCCACTACCCTCACGGCAAATGTTTTTTGTGCGAGGATTTGGACGCGGAGGGCGCGCGCTTTGACGATAGAGATATCACTAGCTGCGGGCTGATAGCGGGTGCGAAGGCGTATGAGGCGCAGGGCTCGGCGAGAATGGTCGAGGATCAAATTTTCGCGCAAGCAAATGAATACAAAGCTAAAATGACGGGTTCTAGGCGCTTTGCGTGGTGTTATTTGGAGGATGCGGGCTATAAATACAACGAGGAAAAGGCGCACTTTACGATAAATTTCACACTGCAAAAAGGTAGCTACGCGACTGTTGTGCTAGAAGAAATCTTGCATAAAAATATCTTTGAGTAG
- the murJ gene encoding murein biosynthesis integral membrane protein MurJ, whose translation MFIKGFFSNSVGIMTSRILGLIRDLLTASILGAGIFSDLFFIAFKIPNLFRRIFGEGAFTQAFLPNFTNSKKKAIFQAEIFIKFLLFIGALTLLVNLFTPYFIKIIASGLSEQNIMDAVPLVRINFYYLALVYIVTFMGALLQYKGHFATTAFSTALLNLAMIASLLLARGKSESVVALYLSFGVVAGGILQVLVHLVAMKFNALNKIFWGGLSGYFKGKKASSKGFFVNFYHGLLGSSAMQISAFMDTWLASFLVSGSISYLFYANRIFQLPLAIFAIALSQALFPKITRLLKQKDETNALVWTKKSFYLLLCALLVATITGVVLSEFIIWLLFERGNFVRANTIECAKVLSAYLVGLTPFGLAKIFSLWLYANMKQKEAAKISIICLVINLILAVILMQKFGAAGLAFASSLGGFLQLVLYIRAFGAKRFLAIIEPKFIAAIALLAVLLYFGLIFLKDIFNANF comes from the coding sequence ATGTTTATAAAAGGCTTTTTTTCAAACTCAGTTGGCATAATGACTTCAAGGATTTTAGGGCTTATAAGAGACCTTTTAACAGCTTCCATCCTTGGAGCTGGCATATTTAGCGATCTTTTTTTTATCGCTTTTAAAATACCAAATTTATTTCGCCGCATATTTGGAGAAGGTGCCTTTACACAGGCATTTTTACCAAATTTTACAAATAGCAAGAAAAAAGCGATCTTTCAAGCTGAAATTTTTATCAAATTTCTACTTTTTATAGGCGCATTAACGCTTCTTGTAAATTTATTTACACCCTACTTTATAAAGATCATTGCAAGCGGTTTAAGCGAGCAAAATATCATGGATGCAGTGCCGCTTGTGCGTATAAATTTTTACTACCTAGCCCTTGTTTATATTGTCACTTTCATGGGCGCGCTGCTTCAGTATAAAGGGCACTTTGCCACGACTGCGTTTTCTACTGCACTGCTAAATTTAGCTATGATCGCTTCATTACTTTTGGCTCGTGGCAAGAGCGAGAGCGTGGTCGCACTTTATCTTAGTTTTGGCGTCGTTGCTGGTGGCATCTTGCAGGTTTTAGTGCATCTAGTTGCTATGAAATTTAACGCCTTAAATAAAATTTTTTGGGGCGGTCTAAGCGGATATTTTAAAGGCAAAAAAGCTAGCAGCAAAGGTTTTTTTGTAAATTTTTACCACGGCTTACTTGGCTCAAGTGCGATGCAGATAAGCGCATTTATGGACACTTGGCTAGCTAGCTTTTTGGTAAGCGGCTCGATAAGCTACCTTTTTTATGCAAATAGAATTTTTCAGCTTCCACTTGCCATCTTTGCGATCGCGCTCTCCCAGGCGCTATTTCCAAAGATCACCAGACTTTTAAAGCAAAAAGATGAAACAAACGCCCTAGTTTGGACGAAAAAGAGCTTTTATCTACTCCTTTGCGCCCTGCTAGTAGCCACGATCACAGGCGTCGTGCTAAGCGAGTTTATCATCTGGCTCTTGTTTGAGAGAGGGAATTTCGTAAGGGCAAACACCATTGAATGCGCTAAGGTGCTAAGTGCCTATTTGGTGGGGCTTACTCCATTTGGTCTAGCTAAAATTTTCTCACTTTGGCTCTATGCAAATATGAAGCAAAAAGAGGCAGCCAAAATTTCCATCATCTGTCTTGTTATAAATTTGATCCTAGCTGTCATTTTGATGCAAAAATTTGGAGCTGCCGGCCTTGCATTTGCAAGCTCACTTGGGGGATTTTTACAGCTTGTTTTATACATAAGAGCCTTTGGAGCTAAGAGATTTTTAGCTATAATCGAGCCTAAATTTATAGCCGCTATCGCACTTTTGGCGGTTTTGCTCTATTTTGGTTTAATATTTTTAAAGGATATATTTAATGCGAATTTTTGA
- a CDS encoding alpha/beta fold hydrolase, translating to MASRTVKYGSDEYEISYEVVNPKCKKIVLFLHGWGANKEIMKKAFGSYLSELCHVYIDMPGFGKSSIIDPLKTSDYAKIVENFCGELGIKPDIIVGHSFGGKVATLLKPPYLVLLSSAGIVVKKPFIVRAKIAIFKILKIFGFGKFYKLFATKDVSGMSRVMYETLKNVVDEDFTKYFASFSGKAFIFWGENDKATPITSGESIDRFIKNSSFFPLSGDHFFFLLHAKFISDEIEKGIKFEPNEAKNVVLDDDESGIEEIR from the coding sequence ATGGCGAGTAGGACGGTAAAATACGGCTCAGACGAGTATGAGATCAGCTACGAAGTAGTAAATCCAAAATGCAAAAAAATAGTGCTTTTCTTGCACGGCTGGGGCGCTAATAAAGAGATAATGAAAAAGGCATTTGGCTCATATTTGAGCGAACTGTGCCACGTTTATATCGATATGCCAGGCTTTGGTAAAAGCTCTATTATTGATCCGTTAAAAACAAGTGATTATGCAAAAATCGTTGAAAATTTCTGTGGTGAGCTTGGCATAAAGCCAGATATCATCGTAGGTCATAGCTTTGGCGGCAAGGTAGCAACGCTTCTAAAACCACCATATCTAGTGCTTTTAAGCTCTGCTGGTATAGTCGTCAAAAAGCCATTTATCGTGCGAGCAAAGATAGCAATTTTTAAAATTTTAAAGATATTTGGCTTTGGTAAATTTTACAAACTCTTTGCCACAAAAGATGTGAGCGGCATGAGCAGAGTGATGTATGAGACCCTAAAAAACGTCGTTGATGAGGATTTTACGAAGTATTTTGCCAGCTTTAGCGGCAAGGCTTTTATATTTTGGGGAGAAAATGACAAGGCAACACCTATAACAAGCGGCGAGAGCATAGATAGATTTATCAAAAATAGCTCATTTTTCCCGCTTAGTGGCGATCATTTTTTCTTTTTGCTCCACGCTAAATTTATAAGTGACGAGATAGAAAAAGGGATAAAATTTGAGCCAAATGAAGCAAAAAATGTCGTGCTAGACGACGATGAGAGCGGGATCGAGGAGATAAGATGA
- a CDS encoding flagellar assembly protein A yields MSENVQENERFLPPTQIQTSTPYISLKELSKQHSVPVEFIDFKILDILTYYKNKDNEEPVFVPEENLDFFDDNAFYLDETLEIEQVYDVEFFDVRLNAVPKLPKIEIGVNSTVTKVVAKVKATKDCEYEQHYEDKLFEYIAKQLMKAQILIGIRIGKLKDELKQIASVVHVKGELDKDYILNITQGINPKKATDAKILYYYKDKLDAIKEEDKIDYADRGFVFGVAQDEVIMEEKKSHEGQNGRDARGKLLAVEKPKEDTGKEISISENIERVENDDSIIYIAKKSGYVVEKNGSFDIEERIEINEANFKTTGSIQAGTDTNVTLVVRETDTIKDAIGTGIIVEADEIEVKGNVGANAMVKANEVIIGGQTHQKAKIYAKNAKISIHIGKVEAENVEIDRLEGGNIVAKRVKINSVVGGSITAQNIQINTLGSNCTITASHLIDVRYLRGTDNKFIIDTSKMPESAEATQEQLNKIEYTKAELASLLKNIETKKNVINENKDSIYTIKAKVEELSKAKVIPPVTFMKKLKEYQGLVNEYNTLLKIFKDKKELLATLKDELEIMQNGIFSAKVINRGNWVELNEIRFVIVDPPQNVTYISKQNETAHAITLEKIGDGDEAEYKIKKSNKLEDYTDTNF; encoded by the coding sequence TTGAGCGAGAACGTGCAAGAAAACGAGAGATTTTTACCGCCAACGCAAATTCAAACTTCAACGCCTTATATATCGCTTAAAGAACTAAGCAAGCAACACAGCGTACCGGTAGAATTTATAGATTTTAAAATTTTAGATATTTTGACTTATTATAAAAATAAAGATAATGAAGAGCCAGTTTTTGTCCCTGAAGAAAATTTAGACTTTTTTGATGATAATGCATTTTATCTTGACGAGACACTAGAGATCGAGCAGGTCTATGACGTGGAATTTTTTGATGTTAGGCTAAATGCTGTACCAAAGCTTCCAAAGATAGAAATCGGTGTAAATTCAACAGTTACAAAAGTAGTCGCAAAGGTAAAAGCTACAAAAGATTGTGAATACGAACAGCATTACGAAGATAAACTTTTTGAATATATCGCCAAACAGCTTATGAAAGCTCAAATTTTAATAGGTATAAGGATCGGCAAACTAAAAGACGAGCTAAAACAAATCGCCTCAGTTGTGCATGTAAAGGGCGAACTTGATAAAGACTACATACTAAACATAACACAAGGTATAAATCCAAAAAAAGCTACCGATGCAAAGATACTTTACTACTACAAAGATAAGCTTGATGCGATAAAAGAGGAAGATAAGATTGATTACGCTGATAGAGGTTTTGTTTTTGGCGTGGCACAAGATGAAGTGATAATGGAAGAGAAAAAGTCTCACGAGGGGCAAAATGGCCGTGATGCGAGAGGTAAATTATTAGCAGTAGAAAAGCCAAAAGAAGATACTGGCAAAGAAATAAGTATAAGCGAAAATATAGAGAGAGTAGAAAATGACGATAGCATAATATATATCGCTAAAAAATCAGGATATGTAGTTGAGAAAAATGGCTCATTTGACATCGAAGAGCGTATAGAGATAAATGAAGCAAATTTTAAAACAACTGGCTCTATTCAAGCAGGTACTGATACAAATGTGACTTTGGTGGTTAGGGAAACTGATACTATAAAAGACGCCATCGGCACTGGCATCATCGTGGAGGCTGACGAGATAGAGGTAAAAGGAAATGTCGGCGCAAATGCGATGGTTAAAGCAAATGAAGTAATAATCGGCGGTCAAACACACCAAAAGGCTAAAATTTATGCAAAGAATGCAAAAATTTCTATCCATATCGGTAAGGTTGAAGCTGAAAATGTCGAGATAGATAGGCTAGAAGGCGGAAATATCGTAGCAAAAAGAGTTAAGATAAATAGCGTCGTTGGTGGCTCTATAACTGCTCAAAATATCCAAATAAATACGCTTGGCTCAAACTGCACTATCACAGCTTCACACTTAATAGACGTAAGATATCTAAGAGGCACTGACAATAAATTTATAATCGATACCAGTAAAATGCCTGAGAGTGCTGAGGCTACGCAAGAGCAATTAAATAAGATCGAATATACAAAAGCAGAGCTTGCTTCGCTTCTAAAAAATATTGAAACAAAGAAAAATGTCATAAATGAAAATAAAGACTCGATTTATACCATAAAAGCAAAGGTAGAAGAGCTCTCAAAAGCTAAAGTGATACCGCCAGTTACCTTTATGAAAAAGCTAAAAGAGTATCAAGGTCTAGTCAATGAATACAACACTTTGCTAAAAATTTTTAAAGATAAAAAAGAGTTGCTAGCTACTCTAAAAGATGAGCTTGAGATCATGCAAAATGGAATATTTTCTGCAAAAGTGATAAATAGAGGCAACTGGGTTGAATTAAATGAGATTAGATTTGTTATCGTTGATCCTCCGCAAAATGTCACTTATATCTCAAAGCAAAATGAAACCGCTCATGCTATTACTTTGGAGAAGATCGGCGATGGCGATGAGGCTGAGTATAAGATCAAAAAGTCAAATAAATTAGAAGACTACACAGATACAAATTTCTAA
- a CDS encoding Mur ligase family protein encodes MSIFLNISTVLFIFALAFYVITCFQWFSYRPERVLFHFTKPAWHVFFFIVPLVLFYTTGKWFFIYFYFALLPALYLWHKKLDKKLVFTARIKHFFVILACAIILNYALNFIIHKAFLAPMPLFVLVVSLFFSEILEKIKFQGFKNKALKKLGANKELKIILITASYGKTSIKNFLFEILKDSFVCYKTPRSVNTMAGIIKDINENLSEQTQIYIAEAGARLKGDILEITKILNPQIVIVGEIGAQHIEYFKTLDNIRSTKLEALQSTRLQMAFLHSSTKKEPSQNIEIYDESLKDINANLDGISFTLGDKSYASPLLGKFNATNLAVCIKVAKYLKMGDEAVDRALSKMKNVEHRLSKIEAGGKLIIDDSFNGNFSGMSASYELVSTYAGRKVLLTPGIVESDAEQNANLAKVINEIFDLVIITSSLNAEVLLKYIVKPKIIILKDKNKMQEILAQNTRAGDLILFSNDAPSFI; translated from the coding sequence ATGAGTATATTTTTAAACATAAGCACAGTTTTATTTATCTTTGCGCTTGCTTTTTATGTGATCACTTGCTTTCAGTGGTTTTCATATAGGCCTGAGCGCGTACTCTTTCACTTCACAAAGCCCGCTTGGCACGTCTTTTTCTTTATTGTGCCGTTGGTGCTTTTTTACACGACTGGCAAGTGGTTTTTTATCTATTTTTACTTTGCTCTTTTGCCAGCTCTTTATCTTTGGCACAAAAAACTTGATAAAAAGCTAGTCTTTACCGCCAGGATCAAGCACTTTTTTGTGATCCTTGCTTGCGCTATCATCTTAAACTACGCTTTAAATTTTATCATCCACAAGGCGTTTTTGGCTCCGATGCCACTTTTTGTCTTGGTTGTGAGCCTATTTTTTAGTGAAATTTTAGAAAAGATAAAATTTCAAGGATTTAAAAACAAGGCGCTTAAAAAACTCGGCGCAAACAAAGAGCTAAAGATAATCCTAATCACCGCAAGCTACGGCAAAACTAGCATCAAAAATTTCCTCTTTGAAATTTTAAAAGATAGCTTCGTCTGCTACAAGACGCCTCGCAGCGTAAATACAATGGCTGGCATCATCAAAGATATCAATGAAAACTTAAGCGAGCAAACGCAAATTTACATCGCTGAGGCAGGTGCTAGGCTAAAGGGCGACATTTTAGAAATCACAAAAATTCTAAACCCGCAAATCGTCATCGTAGGTGAGATCGGCGCGCAACACATTGAGTATTTTAAAACGCTTGATAATATCCGCTCTACCAAGCTTGAAGCACTTCAAAGCACTCGTTTGCAGATGGCATTTTTACATAGTTCGACAAAAAAAGAGCCAAGCCAAAATATAGAAATTTATGATGAAAGTCTAAAAGATATAAATGCAAATTTAGATGGAATTTCGTTTACGCTTGGTGACAAGAGTTACGCCTCGCCGCTACTTGGCAAATTTAACGCTACAAATTTAGCCGTTTGCATCAAGGTGGCAAAATACCTAAAAATGGGCGATGAGGCGGTAGATAGAGCGCTATCTAAGATGAAAAACGTAGAGCACCGCCTAAGCAAGATCGAGGCTGGTGGCAAGCTGATAATTGATGATAGCTTTAATGGAAATTTCTCAGGCATGAGTGCAAGCTACGAGCTTGTAAGCACCTACGCTGGCAGAAAAGTGCTGCTAACACCTGGTATCGTCGAGAGCGATGCAGAGCAAAATGCAAATTTAGCCAAGGTGATAAATGAAATTTTTGACCTTGTTATCATCACAAGCTCGCTAAACGCCGAAGTTTTACTAAAGTACATCGTAAAGCCAAAGATCATCATCTTAAAGGATAAAAATAAAATGCAAGAAATTCTAGCTCAAAATACGCGTGCCGGCGATCTCATACTATTTTCAAACGACGCACCGAGCTTTATATGA
- a CDS encoding type II toxin-antitoxin system Phd/YefM family antitoxin, translated as MVTFTKDEIYTATEVVRNFSSVLSRVGANELKRAVIVKNNKFEAVLLNMEEYERLCEAVSVLESIYAAKKRENDGE; from the coding sequence ATGGTAACTTTTACAAAAGACGAAATTTATACGGCAACTGAAGTGGTTAGAAATTTTAGTTCAGTGCTCTCTCGCGTGGGAGCTAATGAATTAAAAAGAGCGGTCATTGTTAAAAATAATAAATTTGAAGCTGTACTTTTAAATATGGAAGAGTATGAGCGTCTTTGCGAAGCAGTGAGCGTGCTTGAGAGCATTTATGCTGCAAAAAAAAGAGAGAACGATGGCGAGTAG
- a CDS encoding thiamine-phosphate kinase, which yields MDKENFTIECFGNAYIGDDAAVLGKQVFSKDIFAENSHFKHGWLSLEEIGYKAMIVNFSDTIVMNARPKFALLGLSLPKNFSPQQIKELSGGINRACEEFGVKIIGGDTISSKILNISVSVIGELNGKAVLRKNARFGDLVAFTGELGGSKKGLNSLLRLAQISKNSRFKKPILRDKFFYKAAHLINSAMDISDGLNADLAKLLKTSKKGAKFTKKLSKFELSSGEEYEILFTFSPKNLNAIKRIAAKIRTKINIFAKISNKRLKQNARNHHF from the coding sequence ATGGATAAAGAAAATTTCACGATTGAATGCTTTGGTAACGCTTATATTGGCGATGATGCGGCTGTGCTTGGCAAGCAGGTCTTTAGCAAGGATATTTTTGCTGAAAATTCGCACTTTAAGCATGGCTGGCTAAGCCTTGAAGAGATCGGCTACAAGGCGATGATCGTAAATTTTTCAGATACGATCGTGATGAATGCTAGGCCAAAATTTGCGCTTCTTGGACTTAGCTTGCCAAAGAATTTCTCGCCGCAGCAAATCAAAGAGCTAAGTGGCGGCATAAACAGAGCTTGCGAGGAGTTTGGCGTAAAGATAATCGGTGGTGACACGATAAGTAGCAAAATTTTAAATATAAGCGTTAGTGTAATTGGCGAGCTAAATGGCAAAGCTGTGCTTAGAAAAAATGCGAGATTTGGCGATCTAGTGGCTTTTACTGGCGAGCTTGGAGGTAGCAAAAAGGGGCTAAATTCGCTTCTAAGGCTAGCTCAAATTTCAAAAAACTCACGATTTAAAAAGCCTATTTTAAGAGATAAATTTTTCTACAAAGCAGCTCATCTTATAAACTCCGCTATGGATATCTCAGATGGGCTAAATGCCGATCTTGCTAAGCTTTTAAAGACTAGCAAAAAGGGTGCTAAATTTACAAAAAAACTAAGTAAATTTGAGCTTAGTAGCGGTGAAGAGTATGAAATTTTATTTACTTTTAGTCCTAAAAATTTAAATGCCATCAAAAGGATCGCCGCAAAAATACGGACAAAGATTAATATCTTTGCAAAAATTTCAAATAAAAGGTTAAAACAAAATGCAAGAAACCACCACTTTTAA
- the cysS gene encoding cysteine--tRNA ligase, with protein MRIFDTSKREKVEFSPIIEGEVSIYLCGPTVYDDAHLGHAKSAVSFDLLRRVLKALGYKVKFARNYTDIDDKILNKMAQTGQSLEEITNKYIAHYESDMNALNVLDPDFKPKATQCLEAIISYINVLMDRGVAYKTSDGIYFDTSKDSGYFSISGKDNNTDLIARVASFGEKRDEKDFVLWKFDEKWYESPFGKGRPGWHTECVAMIREFLSDKENDKFEIDIHAGGIDLLFPHHENEASQCRCAYHKNLSKYWMHNGFIKVNNEKMSKSLNNSFFVKDALKNIHGEVLRFYLLTSHYRAHFNYSDEDLVASKKRLDKIYRLKKRVDGVQAGAINESFKNELLEALSDDLNASKALASVDEFVKTANERLDNSPKDKAYKAEVVANLEFISEILGIASTNYVEYFQFGVSDEQKEHIQKLLDERAVAKKERNFARADEIRDELEKMNISIMDTPNGAVWERNND; from the coding sequence ATGCGAATTTTTGATACTTCTAAAAGAGAAAAGGTTGAGTTTAGCCCGATAATAGAAGGTGAAGTTAGCATCTATCTGTGCGGACCAACGGTCTATGACGATGCACATTTAGGACACGCAAAGTCAGCCGTTAGCTTTGATCTTTTAAGAAGGGTCTTAAAAGCGCTTGGTTACAAGGTCAAATTTGCAAGAAACTACACCGACATCGACGATAAAATTTTAAATAAAATGGCGCAAACTGGCCAAAGCTTAGAAGAGATCACAAACAAATATATAGCGCATTATGAGAGCGACATGAACGCTTTAAACGTGCTTGATCCAGACTTTAAACCAAAGGCTACGCAGTGCTTGGAGGCGATCATTAGCTACATCAATGTGCTTATGGATAGAGGTGTGGCGTATAAGACGAGTGATGGAATTTACTTTGATACGAGCAAGGATAGTGGATATTTTAGCATTAGCGGTAAGGACAATAACACCGATCTAATCGCGCGCGTGGCTAGTTTTGGCGAGAAAAGAGATGAAAAAGACTTTGTGCTTTGGAAATTTGACGAAAAATGGTATGAAAGCCCATTTGGTAAGGGTCGTCCTGGCTGGCACACCGAGTGCGTGGCGATGATAAGAGAATTTCTAAGTGATAAAGAAAATGATAAATTTGAGATCGACATCCACGCTGGTGGCATCGACCTGCTCTTTCCGCATCACGAAAATGAGGCAAGCCAGTGCAGATGCGCTTATCATAAAAATTTGAGCAAATACTGGATGCATAACGGCTTTATAAAAGTAAATAACGAAAAGATGAGCAAGAGCCTAAATAATAGCTTTTTCGTAAAGGACGCCCTAAAAAATATTCATGGCGAAGTGCTTAGATTTTATCTGCTTACAAGCCATTACAGGGCTCATTTTAATTATTCAGATGAAGACTTAGTGGCTTCAAAAAAGAGGCTTGATAAAATTTACCGCCTTAAAAAAAGAGTTGACGGTGTGCAAGCAGGTGCAATAAATGAGAGCTTTAAAAATGAACTTCTTGAGGCACTAAGTGATGATCTAAACGCTTCAAAAGCGCTTGCAAGTGTTGATGAGTTTGTAAAAACAGCAAACGAAAGGCTTGATAATAGCCCAAAAGATAAAGCCTACAAGGCCGAAGTAGTGGCAAATTTGGAGTTTATAAGTGAAATTTTGGGCATTGCTAGCACAAATTATGTTGAGTATTTTCAGTTTGGCGTAAGTGACGAGCAAAAAGAGCATATCCAAAAACTTCTTGATGAGCGCGCGGTAGCTAAAAAAGAGAGAAATTTTGCAAGAGCTGATGAGATAAGAGATGAGCTAGAAAAGATGAATATTTCCATCATGGATACGCCAAATGGCGCAGTTTGGGAGAGAAATAATGACTAA
- a CDS encoding D-alanine--D-alanine ligase: MNLGVIFGAKSYEHEISIVSAIVLKNVLKQELKFIFCDANRDFYLIEQKDMRANFFSSGKYKNSKKLILSKGGFFIHSLFGDKKVECDVIINLIHGMDGEDGKIAALFDFYGIKYIGPRLEASALSYNKELTKFLAQKAGVKALDYEMLTRESQPKFHYPIILKPARLGSSIGVNIVHDASELAYAKDVAFEFDKDVLVEPFIKGVKEYNLAGCKIDGKIKFSIIEEPKKKEFLDYEQKYLSFSNENKVKEAEISEELKQKLKFNFSKIYDCGFDGAIIRCDFFVIDDEVYLNEINPNPGSLANYLFEDFESTLNALANSLPRERNIKIDYSFINSITSVKGRGKI; this comes from the coding sequence ATGAATTTAGGTGTGATATTTGGAGCAAAGAGCTATGAACATGAGATAAGCATAGTTAGTGCGATAGTTTTAAAAAATGTCCTAAAACAAGAGCTAAAATTTATATTTTGCGACGCAAATAGAGATTTTTATCTTATCGAGCAAAAAGATATGAGAGCAAATTTTTTTAGCTCTGGTAAATACAAAAATTCAAAAAAGCTCATTTTATCTAAAGGCGGATTTTTCATACACTCTCTTTTTGGCGATAAAAAAGTAGAGTGCGATGTCATTATAAATTTGATCCACGGCATGGATGGCGAAGATGGCAAGATAGCAGCACTTTTTGACTTTTACGGCATAAAATATATAGGTCCAAGGCTTGAAGCAAGCGCACTTAGCTACAACAAAGAGCTTACTAAATTTCTAGCGCAAAAAGCTGGTGTAAAGGCGCTTGACTATGAGATGCTAACTCGTGAGAGCCAGCCAAAATTTCACTATCCTATTATCTTAAAGCCAGCAAGACTTGGAAGCAGCATCGGTGTAAACATAGTGCATGACGCCAGTGAGCTAGCTTATGCAAAAGACGTAGCATTTGAGTTTGATAAAGATGTGCTTGTCGAGCCTTTTATAAAGGGGGTAAAAGAGTATAACCTCGCAGGCTGTAAGATAGATGGAAAGATAAAATTTTCTATCATCGAAGAGCCAAAAAAGAAAGAATTTCTTGACTATGAGCAAAAGTATCTTAGCTTTTCAAATGAAAACAAGGTGAAAGAGGCTGAAATTTCTGAGGAGCTAAAACAAAAGCTTAAATTTAACTTTTCAAAAATTTATGATTGTGGATTTGATGGAGCGATCATTAGATGCGACTTTTTTGTGATAGATGATGAGGTCTATCTAAATGAGATAAATCCAAACCCAGGAAGCCTTGCAAACTATCTATTTGAGGATTTTGAGAGCACTTTAAATGCTCTTGCAAACTCACTTCCAAGAGAGCGTAATATAAAGATCGATTATAGCTTTATAAACTCGATCACTTCAGTAAAAGGTCGCGGGAAAATTTAG